CTGCTTGTCCACGGCGTCAAGGACGTCCCTCACTCTTTTCGGGTCGAGCTTGGCCCGTTTGGACTGATCGAGCAAGGTCCGAAGGGCCATGTCCCGCTTCGTCTTCGCCCTCCGCACGTCGCCCTTTTGGGGATCCGTCAACTCGAGCGTCCATTGGACGTCGTCGCGCGAAAGAGCCCGAACGCCTTGTCTCTGCAAGAACAGCTCGCGCAACCGTACGGACTGGTCCGGACCGATCACGGACCAAGCCTTCTTTTCCCTCTCGGCGTCCTTCTTTTCTTGCTCGGCAGGATCGGTCAAAACGACCGGGTCCTGTTCAAAGGTGCCGCCGCGCTTCGGAGCCCGGATCCGATCGATGGCCTCCCACTTTTCGACCTGCGACTTCGTCATTTTGAGTTCGGCTTGCACGTCGCTCCGATGAAGGAGGCCCGCTACGCTGTCGTCCGTCAAAGGGGGCGTCGTCAAGAACGGGACGAACAAGGCGAACAAAGGAAGGCTCGACACGACCATGGGCTTAACCCCAGGGACGCCTCAGCCCTCGCAAGCGTTTCAGGCCCTAGCGACGGGCACCTCTTAGCGGTGGCTGCGGTTACAGACGCTATGCGTGAAGCGCTGGCCGTCCGGGCCATCGGACGGCACCAGAAGGGGGAATTCCGTACGTTCTTCGTCAACCAGGTGCGATCGTCCGTCTTCCCGCTCTTCATCTTCGCGGCCGGTGCGGCGACGCTACCCTTGGGACCCGGCCGTTATGACGTCCTTCTCGTCCTGTGCCTCGGCATGCAGGTTGCCCTCGTCGCGAGCGGGCTCGAATCCTGGAAAGAACTCGCCGTGATCTCCGTATACCACGGGCTGGGCCTCGGACTTGAACTCTATAAAGTCCGTCACGGGTCGTGGCAGTATCCGGGAGACGCGGTGACGAAGTTCGCCGGTGTCCCGCTCTTCAGCGGGTTCATGTACGCAAGCGTCGCCAGCTATGTCATGCAGGCCTGGCGGCGATTCGGCCTCGTGCTCCTCGATTGGCCGAAGTGGCCATGGACGTTCGCGGCGTGCGCGGCCATCTACGCCAACTTCTTCCTCAACAGGATGTTCGCCGACACGCGGTGGTGGATCGTAGCGGGTGTCCTTGCGGTCTTCGCACGGACGAAAGTCGAGTTTACGACTGTCCCAGGGCGCCGACGGCAGATGCCGATGGTCGTGGCCTTCTTCGCGATCGGGTGCTTCGTGTGGCTCGCCGAACAAGTGTGCACGTGGCTGCACATTTGGAGCTATCCGGACCAAGTCGACGGCTGGACGCCCGTGGGACTCGGCAAACTGTCGTCCTGGTGTCTGCTCGTCATTGTCGGCATCGTGCCCGTGGCGACCTTCAAGCTTCGAGGAACCGGAATCTCGTGATCCGAGGAGCGTGCAGACCGTGCGGTCTGAGCATCACGAGGCGGTAACCTGCGCCCTTCATGACGACCGCAGTTCTCTTGAGCCTCGCCCTTTCTTCGTCGCCGGCCCTGGACGCCGTTCAGTCGAAGGGGGACCGGTACAACGGTGTTTGGACCGTCTCTCGCGGCGGTGGCGGCATGGGCCGTGTCTTCGTCGACGGCAGTAACCTCAAAGGCGTCCTCATGGACACAGGATGGCTCCAGATGACGGGCGAGCGGCGGATCGGCCAGCTCACGGGGACGTTGAAGAGCGGTCAAGCCACGGTGACGGTCGCGTGGAGCACCGGCCCCAAGGTCGAGTTCCGAGGCGACGGCAAAGTCCAGCGCAAAGGTCTGATCCTCGACCTCGACCAGTATTCGAGCGGCCGGATCGTCAAGGACACGCAGTTCACGATGCAGGCGCACCGCGTCGGCGACCCCTTGAAGAGCCCCTTCGGCGAGATCGGTCGATTGAGCGTGCCCCAGATGGCGGGCGAATGGTCGGGCAGCTTCACCTACGGGCCGAACCGGGGCCTCTCGTACGTCACGCTCGATTGGGACGGCTCGTGCCACGTGATCATGGCGAACGAAAGCCCGAACGACGATACGTGGACCGCCGAGGGCACGCTGAACACGCGTGAAGGCGTCATCGATCTGACCGTCGATTCCGGGTTCAGCAAACAGGCGTACAAGGGCAAAGTGACGTCGATCGGTCCGGACCAGATCGTGGTGAGGTACGACCGGAAGAACGGCGAGTTCGTCATGTCGTTACAGCGTTGGTGATCCGAACGGGGTGCGACGTCCGTCCGTCCCCGTAAGACATGACGAAAGGGCGGATCGAAGCCTTCTCCGACGCCGTGATCGCGATCGACATCACGATCTTGGTTCTGGAACTGCGCGCGCCGCACGAGGCGTCGCTGGCAGCCCTCCTTCCTCTCGCGCCGAAGTTCCTCGGCTTTGTCCTCAGCTTCGTCTACCTCGCGATCTACTGGAACAACCACCACCACATGTTCCAAAGCGTCCACCATGTCCGGGGCAACGTGCTGTGGGCGAACAACCACCTGTTGTTCTGGCTGTCACTGGTCGCCTTCACGACGGCGTGGATGGGGGAGACGGGCTTCGCGCCCCTTCCGGTCGCCACCTATGGCTTCGTGCTCCTCATGGCGAGCGTCGCCTACTACGTCCTCACCAAGTCACTCGTCGCTGCGAACGGGAAGGACTCGCCTGTCGCCGTCGCGCTCGGACGTGACGTCAAGGGCAAGCTCTCGACGGCGGTCTACCTCGTTTCCCTTCCGCTCGCGTTCGCGCTCCCCTGGGCGAGCTGCGCCCTCTATGGGCTCGTCGCGGCCATCTGGCTTGTGCCGGACAAGCGCTTCGAGCGCGGACCGCACGGGTCTGAAGAGGCGCGCTGATCCGATTCGGACCGCGCGACGACGGGAAGGGACAGGAGAGACCCGTCGGCCGGTATAGTCCAAGGATGCCCATTCTTCACGCTCTTGTCGCCTTAGCCGCGATCGCATCTCCGGCTCAAGAAGCCGCCGCGCACGACGAGAACGGGAAGGCCAAGCTTTGGATCTGTAAGGACACCGACGACGATTGGAAGCCTGTCGGTGCGACGGGCGACCCTGAAAAGCACGAAAAAGGAA
This genomic interval from Armatimonadota bacterium contains the following:
- a CDS encoding DUF817 domain-containing protein is translated as MREALAVRAIGRHQKGEFRTFFVNQVRSSVFPLFIFAAGAATLPLGPGRYDVLLVLCLGMQVALVASGLESWKELAVISVYHGLGLGLELYKVRHGSWQYPGDAVTKFAGVPLFSGFMYASVASYVMQAWRRFGLVLLDWPKWPWTFAACAAIYANFFLNRMFADTRWWIVAGVLAVFARTKVEFTTVPGRRRQMPMVVAFFAIGCFVWLAEQVCTWLHIWSYPDQVDGWTPVGLGKLSSWCLLVIVGIVPVATFKLRGTGIS
- a CDS encoding DUF1211 domain-containing protein, whose amino-acid sequence is MTKGRIEAFSDAVIAIDITILVLELRAPHEASLAALLPLAPKFLGFVLSFVYLAIYWNNHHHMFQSVHHVRGNVLWANNHLLFWLSLVAFTTAWMGETGFAPLPVATYGFVLLMASVAYYVLTKSLVAANGKDSPVAVALGRDVKGKLSTAVYLVSLPLAFALPWASCALYGLVAAIWLVPDKRFERGPHGSEEAR